A segment of the Fusarium musae strain F31 chromosome 2, whole genome shotgun sequence genome:
AGTTCTTAACCGCTGATGACGTTGACGAAAGTGATACAACTTCAGAATCGGCGGAATCCGAGGTTattgctgatgctgaggTGAGACTTGAAACACCAGAAGCCAGGCCTACGCCATCGATCGCAACGCCCACAACAAAGGTTACGCCCCAACCAGAGGACAATTCCCATGATACTAGGGATCCCCGTATCCTTGCTGCCGAAAAGCACGCTCAACAATATCGCAGCACAACGCGCCCCAAGTCGACCCCACCATTGTCGTCTCTTCGCACTTATTACATGTGGTATGACAACCAAGATCTTACACCAGTGGACGTTGCTACACTCTTACGTACTCCTCCTCTTAAGACAAACACTGTTGTTTCCTATATccttgatgccatcatctcGGAAGGGTTGCCTTATTCTAAGTCGAGGCTTAGAACTGAGGTATTAGTCCACCTTGCCCCCCAGTCACTAGTGAGTGCCAGGTATCGAGCATTAGTGGATGCAAGTCAAGAGTCTGAAGAAGCACTATGAAATCGATTCTAGGATTCGAGTGCACGCATGGGGAACTACTCGGAACGCAGCTTCGCTGCAGACTGGATTGGAAACGAATAGATAAAGACTGCTTATTACCTTTGGCTCAGGTTGTGATTCGTGACCTTCAGACCTAATGCCAATTGGATCCCTAAGATCCCTAAATATTGCAGCTATATCATCTGAGAACACAATAAGTATTTTTGGTATAAAGGGATAATCTGGTTTGGGTCTCCATTTCTATTACACTATCTATGGTCCTGGCCCAAACAGATTACGGCCTCTGTTGATCTGAACCTTCTTATCCTCACCACCACTCACAATACCCCAGGATTGATCCCAGGCCACGCTCAACACCTTGGctccatcaccagcagctgggagcttcttgcccttgagccACTCTCGGCCTATGGTGTACACTGGCTCACTGACGCTGCCGCCACCCTCTTCCGACGTACCCATCCGCACGCTTCGAAGATCCCACACACGACATGTACTGTCGTGGGAGCCAGACACAAGCGAGTGGTCGTTTTCGGGCGAAGGCGCCAAAGAGACAACCATATTAACGTGACCGCGGAGTGTCATGGCTGAGGTAGTAGTAGCTGACTCGCGGGGGTCGAGGAGGGTAATATGTCGGGCCGACGAaccagcagcgacaagcGAGGATCCGGGGAGCGCCGTTGCGCATAATAGTGGGTGCATGGTTGTGAGTCGGCTGACCTCGCGCTGGGTTGTCAAATCAATAGTGCGAACAGTATGATCTTTGGATGCCGAATAGGCGACCGTCGCGTCGTTGGGATGAAAGATGGCAGCAGTCACAGGCTCATCATGGACAGGGATCAAAGCAAGAGGGCCACGCTGTGCAGTGTTGGCGGCACTTGCAAGCTTGGCTCGCTTCGTGCTGTGCGCAGAAGGCAAGCTCTCAGGATCCGCTTGGGGAGCTGTTCTTTTTGACGATGTCCAAAGGCCAACTTTACCGTCAGATGATGCTGTGAGAATTCGCTTAGTGGCTCCGTTAATGTCAAGACTGTTGATTTCCTTCCCATGACCCCAGAGTTCCATGCTGGACTTGAGGGCGCCAGAGAAACCATCCTCAGACTCGCTATAGTCCCAGACAATAACCTTGCGATCCAGGCCAACTGAAGCCAGCTGCTTCTGTGACATCCACTTGACCGCATTCGCTCGCTGCGTGTGGCCACCAGCTCGACCAGCAGGAGACACTGCGATTGCGTCTCCAGAGGGGTTCCAGACCCTAACGAGGCCGTCATAGGAAGCACTCGCAACTCGTTCAGGGATGTTCCCACCACCAGCCAGGAGGCCTGCTCGTGAAGTGGCAGATAGGAGGTCTATACCACCAACCCAGTCGTCATGTTCAAAGCTCGCCTCGTAAACCGGAGGAAGCAGACTTCGAACATACTGCAAAGTCAAGGTGGATTCAGATGAAAGACCATTTGTTGCAAGATACTCTTCGATAGAAGTTCGGAGAAATGTGCCGTTGGCGAGAAAGTCGAGTGGTATAGGAGAGGAGGTGTCGAGCATAGACTCAGAGTTGAGAATGCGAGAGAGGCCATATCGTTTAATATCTACCATAAGGATTAGCCCGTTCATCACTCCAATGtattcaagaacatcaataACTGACCTGCAGGCACGAGCAATTGTTGTTTAGAGTCTGGCAGTACCAAATCCTGCTCAGTGGTAGTGAAGACGACCTTCACCTGTGCGACGTCCCCCATTTTTGCGCGGTTGTTCAATTGTTGTTATGCTTCGAATTATTGTCCAGGAAAAACGATTTGAGGTCATAGAACAAAATAATTCTACTGGGTTCGAAGCCTATTGAGCTCCCCGTATCTCGAACAATTTACTGCCGTGAAAGTATGCTTGTGGCAGATCAGCTTGCAAAGAAAGATCTTAGCAAAATCTAGAAAATTTTGGAAATTTTTGTAGCCTTGCATTACTTTCTGCCCCACTGCGGGGCCAATCTGGGACGCCGGCCAATGATGATGTTCCTGGCTGCAAGGCTGAACCACTTTGGTGCTCATAACAGACCTGAGATAAGTGTACAGAAATGATACTATGTACGTTAACATAAGATGAAGACATGTTTTTCAGGGCAATTTTTCTTCATGAGCCCAATCACCAGGACTAGCTTACTATTTGTTAGCATCCAATAAGGCAAACATAATTCGGATGTGGGTGATCCATGTTCAAGAGCTCTTGAAACTGGATGTGTTTATCTCTCGGATAAGAACTTGAATCTGTTATCAGATTCCTTCTTAAAGGTTCAAGGAGTTCATTGTGTTTTAAGTTGATCCCTTGGAACTGGCCAAAGAATACATTCTGTGTGAGTTAcgttttaaatttattattctCCAGGGAGGTTGTAAGAGCTGCTTTGTAGGTGTTAGTTGCACTATTCGACTGTATCTAATCTTAACATAATATCCAAGGGCCCCCCTAAGAGCAGGCCTTGACATTATCTTTAGATAGATAAGGTATGGAATATACATATTCGTAGCTAAAGATATATCATCTCCTACCTAGTATTGCaatttaaataatcttactaaatatatatatatatattagcgCCTGGGACCCTGATCTTTAATAAGTCCCTCTTATATTCATCTTAGGATTTATAGACCTTTACTTGTAATAGTCTAAAATCAGATAAACTCTTGTGCTATGGGTTGTTGAATGAAGTCACAGTGTTTCTTGGACCTTTATGATTTAATAAAACGGAGCATGCTTGTTTTTGGAGAAACAGGACCATTACTGAGTCAGCTCGCGAGTCGATAGCTTATCCCTGTGACTCTTGTTGAGGGAGAAACGCATTGTTTCTTGCATTGTTTCTTTGTGACGAAGTAATCATGACAATTCTCGTTACCAATTGCTGCTACATCTGGTCGCTTATATGGTTTCTTTAACGAAACCCAGAGCATCATTGCTAGACAATACCAGTTCGTGTTCT
Coding sequences within it:
- the YTM1 gene encoding ribosome biogenesis protein ytm1, producing MGDVAQVKVVFTTTEQDLVLPDSKQQLLVPADIKRYGLSRILNSESMLDTSSPIPLDFLANGTFLRTSIEEYLATNGLSSESTLTLQYVRSLLPPVYEASFEHDDWVGGIDLLSATSRAGLLAGGGNIPERVASASYDGLVRVWNPSGDAIAVSPAGRAGGHTQRANAVKWMSQKQLASVGLDRKVIVWDYSESEDGFSGALKSSMELWGHGKEINSLDINGATKRILTASSDGKVGLWTSSKRTAPQADPESLPSAHSTKRAKLASAANTAQRGPLALIPVHDEPVTAAIFHPNDATVAYSASKDHTVRTIDLTTQREVSRLTTMHPLLCATALPGSSLVAAGSSARHITLLDPRESATTTSAMTLRGHVNMVVSLAPSPENDHSLVSGSHDSTCRVWDLRSVRMGTSEEGGGSVSEPVYTIGREWLKGKKLPAAGDGAKVLSVAWDQSWGIVSGGEDKKVQINRGRNLFGPGP